A single window of uncultured Pseudodesulfovibrio sp. DNA harbors:
- a CDS encoding TetR/AcrR family transcriptional regulator, producing the protein MKSSKTRARIKQQRIIKYFIDAANEIIKKEGVGSVTIRKAADLAGYTSATLYNYFDNLQHLVFLATMTYLEEYNAALPHYLKGSENSIERYMLVCKCFAEYSFSEPEIYELLFFTHSDEKLEEYTQQYYDLFPEKIVDDWPAPLNKIYVLNSIYSRSYMMLDDCIQDNLITTENARDFNDVNLRIYKTILQDVQNGELTKEEAISMTMKYYFQLMEHYMEPKAKPLLERFMKNLNSDS; encoded by the coding sequence ATGAAATCTTCCAAAACCCGTGCGCGGATCAAACAACAACGAATTATCAAATATTTTATAGATGCCGCCAACGAGATCATCAAGAAAGAAGGGGTCGGATCTGTCACCATACGTAAGGCCGCAGACCTTGCAGGATATACTAGTGCAACTCTTTATAATTATTTTGACAATTTGCAGCACTTGGTTTTTCTGGCAACCATGACATACCTTGAAGAGTACAATGCTGCTCTTCCTCACTATTTAAAAGGTTCCGAAAACTCCATTGAAAGATACATGCTGGTCTGCAAATGTTTTGCAGAATATTCATTTTCCGAGCCTGAAATTTACGAACTGTTATTTTTCACACATAGCGATGAAAAACTCGAAGAGTATACCCAGCAATATTATGACCTCTTCCCAGAGAAAATCGTTGACGATTGGCCAGCTCCTCTCAATAAAATTTATGTTCTGAACAGTATTTACTCGCGTAGCTATATGATGCTTGATGACTGTATTCAGGACAATCTCATTACGACTGAGAATGCGAGAGACTTTAACGATGTGAATCTCCGCATATACAAAACCATTCTTCAAGACGTACAAAACGGTGAACTCACAAAAGAAGAAGCCATATCAATGACAATGAAATATTATTTTCAACTCATGGAACATTATATGGAACCAAAAGCCAAACCGCTACTTGAACGCTTTATGAAAAACTTGAATAGTGATTCATAA
- the caiT gene encoding L-carnitine/gamma-butyrobetaine antiporter, with translation MEPNKTKKVKIDPKVFFPSLTIVGILSYLTVRDLDAANKAINTLFSYVTNSWGWAFEWYMVVMLVGWLWMVFGPWKNNKLGEGEPEFSTASWIFLLFGSATSAAVLFWGSYEAYCYVATPPFGFEPFSTTAKEYGLAYSLFHWGPLPWAGYGFFTVAFGYFLFVKKINVMRPSGCLAPIIGEKNCKGIIGTIIDNMYIVGLILAMGTSLGLSTPLVTECMQWLFGIPHTLQLDACIIAAWILLNAICVAFGLSKGIKLASDFRSYLSIAVLLWIFAIGGTTFILNYFTDSVGIMLNNFSRMVFYTDPIRETGFPQGWTVFYWAWWVIYGIQTCLFLARVSRGRTVRQVCVGMVGGLTATTWMMWTILSGNTMSLIHQGILNMPELVSKYGAPRAVIETWAALPFSTVTMVAFFVLCFVATVTLVNACSYTLAMSTCTEADGYSEPPVWVRVGWSILVGIIGVTLLALGGLKPLQTAIIAGGGLLFFVNLMIITSFIKDARANNW, from the coding sequence ATGGAACCAAACAAAACCAAAAAAGTGAAGATAGACCCAAAGGTCTTTTTCCCTTCACTGACTATTGTGGGAATCCTGAGCTACCTGACCGTCAGGGATCTGGATGCGGCCAACAAAGCCATTAACACGCTGTTCAGCTATGTCACAAACTCATGGGGTTGGGCGTTCGAATGGTACATGGTTGTTATGCTGGTTGGCTGGCTGTGGATGGTTTTCGGACCGTGGAAAAACAACAAACTTGGCGAAGGAGAACCTGAGTTCAGCACCGCAAGCTGGATTTTCCTGCTCTTTGGTTCTGCTACTTCCGCTGCTGTCCTCTTCTGGGGTTCCTACGAAGCATACTGCTATGTTGCCACCCCGCCCTTCGGCTTTGAGCCTTTCTCTACAACCGCAAAAGAATACGGTCTGGCTTACAGCTTATTCCACTGGGGACCGCTTCCCTGGGCTGGATATGGATTCTTCACCGTTGCCTTCGGTTACTTCCTGTTCGTCAAAAAGATTAATGTCATGCGCCCCAGCGGTTGTCTGGCTCCAATCATCGGTGAGAAAAACTGCAAAGGCATCATCGGCACGATCATCGACAACATGTACATTGTCGGCCTGATCCTCGCCATGGGCACAAGCCTCGGCCTGTCCACTCCGCTGGTCACCGAGTGCATGCAGTGGCTCTTTGGCATCCCGCACACTTTACAACTTGATGCATGCATCATTGCCGCTTGGATTCTCTTGAACGCCATTTGTGTAGCATTCGGACTCTCCAAGGGTATCAAACTGGCCTCTGACTTCAGAAGCTACCTCTCCATCGCAGTACTGCTGTGGATTTTCGCCATCGGCGGCACAACCTTTATCCTGAATTACTTCACCGACTCTGTGGGAATCATGCTGAACAACTTCTCCCGCATGGTATTCTACACCGATCCGATCCGTGAGACTGGTTTCCCGCAGGGCTGGACCGTCTTCTACTGGGCATGGTGGGTCATCTACGGAATTCAGACCTGTTTGTTCCTCGCCCGCGTTTCCCGCGGTCGTACCGTACGTCAAGTCTGCGTCGGCATGGTGGGCGGCCTGACCGCTACCACCTGGATGATGTGGACCATCCTGAGCGGCAACACCATGAGCCTCATTCATCAGGGCATCCTCAACATGCCTGAACTTGTCTCAAAATATGGCGCACCTCGCGCAGTCATTGAAACTTGGGCAGCATTACCGTTCAGCACCGTTACCATGGTCGCCTTCTTCGTACTATGCTTCGTAGCAACCGTGACTCTAGTCAACGCCTGCTCTTACACGCTGGCAATGTCCACATGCACCGAAGCTGATGGTTATAGCGAACCCCCAGTTTGGGTTCGTGTTGGCTGGTCAATTCTGGTCGGCATCATCGGCGTAACTCTGCTTGCTTTGGGTGGCCTCAAGCCCCTCCAGACTGCAATCATCGCGGGTGGTGGTCTACTCTTCTTCGTGAACCTGATGATCATTACTTCCTTCATTAAAGATGCACGAGCAAACAACTGGTAA
- a CDS encoding MBL fold metallo-hydrolase: MQIQKFILSPFQTNGYLLSKNGEAIFIDPGDDPTNVISVIQQESLILTHILITHMHSDHFYGAAKLAKETNATILGSADDAFMVDSEITDAPRWGFPPLDEEFSFTPIQPGEHQFLGEKCQVIPTPGHSPGSLTFHFIDNNYAFVGDLIFYRNIGRSDFAGGNHTALLNSVKNHIFTMPDTTILYPGHANPTNVADEKAHNPYFR, encoded by the coding sequence ATGCAAATACAAAAATTTATTCTCAGCCCATTTCAAACTAATGGGTACTTGCTTTCGAAAAATGGCGAGGCAATCTTCATCGACCCTGGAGACGACCCGACCAATGTCATCTCCGTTATACAGCAAGAATCTTTAATACTGACGCATATTCTCATCACGCATATGCATAGCGACCATTTTTATGGAGCGGCCAAGCTTGCCAAAGAAACCAATGCAACAATTCTGGGCAGCGCAGACGACGCTTTCATGGTCGATTCCGAAATCACTGACGCTCCACGCTGGGGCTTTCCTCCTTTAGACGAAGAGTTTTCATTCACTCCAATACAACCCGGTGAACATCAATTCCTCGGGGAAAAATGCCAAGTAATTCCCACGCCAGGGCACTCACCTGGTAGTTTGACATTCCACTTTATTGACAACAATTATGCATTTGTTGGCGATCTAATTTTTTATCGGAATATTGGACGATCAGATTTTGCTGGCGGCAACCATACCGCCCTTTTGAATTCAGTCAAAAACCATATATTTACTATGCCGGACACAACAATTCTTTACCCCGGACACGCCAACCCCACCAACGTGGCAGACGAAAAAGCACACAATCCATACTTTCGCTAA
- a CDS encoding aconitase X catalytic domain-containing protein — translation MYLNDYDKSLLNGDSGEAARIGMSILSDLGETMGAEKMISISMVHDDSAWYSGLAALEFAEHLVELGGKFCVPTSLNSCLMDLEKWQEQRFDPELYAIHKRIEKAHTTLGASASWTCAPYFAGFVPRFGEQVAWAESNATNYVNSIIGARTERYAGLLDLCAGLTGRVPYQGLHCPENRKAEVLIKLEGFKEDDFLDDAIYDMLGYVHGEIVGDRIGAMEGLPLHSKIDGLKRFSATSASSGGVGLFHLLGLTPEAQTLEMAFHGEKPGDVVIVTPERLRQSEERMSNASPDEINMVTVGCPHLSHAECESLLKTFAGRKVHSSMEFWAFTNRCNKQHMEKNGMYEALRRCGVKVYTDGCPMSSPFDQWNFKGIMSNSGKFSTYCFSYSGIKPVYGSLEDCVETAVAGTMKRSVKSWH, via the coding sequence ATGTATTTGAATGATTATGACAAGTCTTTATTGAATGGAGATAGCGGAGAGGCCGCACGGATTGGGATGAGTATCCTTTCCGATCTTGGTGAAACCATGGGAGCGGAAAAAATGATTTCCATCTCCATGGTTCATGATGACAGTGCTTGGTATAGCGGACTTGCCGCTTTGGAGTTCGCTGAGCATCTTGTCGAACTGGGTGGGAAGTTTTGCGTACCGACCTCATTGAATTCGTGCTTGATGGATTTGGAAAAGTGGCAAGAGCAAAGGTTTGATCCCGAGTTGTATGCGATTCATAAACGTATTGAAAAAGCGCATACCACTCTTGGTGCTTCTGCATCCTGGACCTGTGCTCCCTATTTTGCGGGTTTTGTCCCTCGTTTTGGCGAACAGGTTGCTTGGGCAGAATCAAACGCGACGAATTATGTGAATTCCATCATCGGGGCTCGTACAGAACGGTATGCCGGATTGCTTGACCTTTGTGCTGGTTTGACTGGGCGAGTCCCATATCAAGGCTTGCATTGTCCTGAAAATCGAAAAGCAGAAGTTCTTATAAAACTTGAGGGATTCAAAGAAGACGATTTTCTCGATGACGCTATTTATGACATGCTTGGTTATGTGCATGGCGAAATCGTTGGTGATCGAATTGGAGCAATGGAAGGGCTGCCGCTGCATAGTAAAATTGATGGTTTAAAGCGTTTTTCAGCGACTTCAGCTTCATCTGGCGGTGTCGGTTTGTTTCATCTTCTTGGTTTGACGCCGGAGGCACAGACTCTTGAAATGGCTTTTCATGGTGAAAAACCCGGGGATGTCGTAATTGTTACTCCTGAGCGTCTTCGTCAATCAGAAGAGCGTATGAGTAATGCCTCACCTGATGAAATCAATATGGTTACTGTTGGTTGCCCTCATCTTTCGCATGCCGAGTGTGAAAGTTTATTAAAGACGTTCGCTGGACGAAAGGTTCATTCATCAATGGAGTTTTGGGCATTTACCAATCGTTGTAATAAACAACATATGGAAAAGAATGGAATGTACGAAGCGTTGCGACGTTGTGGTGTGAAAGTCTACACCGACGGCTGTCCTATGTCTTCGCCGTTTGATCAATGGAATTTTAAAGGGATTATGAGTAATTCCGGTAAATTCAGCACGTACTGTTTTTCGTATAGTGGAATAAAACCTGTGTACGGAAGCCTTGAGGATTGTGTTGAAACGGCCGTTGCTGGCACAATGAAGAGGAGCGTGAAGTCATGGCATTAA